One segment of Halomonas sp. TD01 DNA contains the following:
- a CDS encoding KpsF/GutQ family sugar-phosphate isomerase, with amino-acid sequence MRQPLSTPSPMRESALRTLQIEQAAIGGLQAKLDESFDHACELILACHGRVVVTGMGKSGHIAGKLAATLASTGTPAFFVHPGEASHGDLGMITRADVVLALSNSGETAEVTALLPLLKRLGTPLVSMTGRPGSTLAKHADAHLNSGVEREACPLDLAPTSSTTAALALGDALAVALLEARGFTAEDFALSHPGGSLGKRLLLRVKDLMHNGSRLPQVALGSPLRDALLEITRQGLGFTCVVDSEGRLAGVYTDGDLRRTLDQFHDLRDVLVDDVMTRPGKRIGPDVLAAEAVRIMEDSRITALAVVDDQQRPIGALHMHDLLASGVI; translated from the coding sequence ATGCGCCAGCCACTATCGACACCTAGCCCAATGCGTGAAAGTGCGCTGCGCACGTTGCAAATTGAGCAGGCCGCTATTGGCGGACTTCAGGCAAAGCTTGATGAAAGCTTTGACCATGCCTGTGAACTTATTCTCGCCTGCCACGGCCGCGTGGTTGTAACCGGCATGGGCAAGTCAGGACATATTGCGGGCAAGCTAGCCGCAACGCTGGCAAGCACCGGCACACCTGCTTTTTTTGTGCATCCAGGTGAAGCCAGCCATGGCGACCTCGGCATGATCACCCGCGCAGATGTCGTACTAGCACTTTCGAACTCTGGTGAAACAGCAGAGGTCACAGCACTGCTTCCACTGCTGAAACGCTTAGGCACCCCTCTTGTAAGCATGACCGGACGCCCTGGTTCCACGTTGGCCAAACACGCCGATGCTCATCTTAATAGCGGGGTTGAGCGCGAAGCCTGCCCACTCGACTTAGCGCCGACTAGCTCAACCACTGCGGCACTTGCCTTAGGCGATGCCTTAGCTGTGGCATTGTTGGAAGCACGAGGCTTCACTGCTGAAGACTTTGCGCTTTCACACCCCGGTGGAAGCCTCGGCAAACGCCTACTTTTGCGTGTAAAAGACCTAATGCACAACGGATCACGTCTTCCCCAAGTGGCATTAGGCAGCCCGCTAAGGGACGCACTCTTGGAAATTACTCGCCAAGGGCTGGGCTTTACCTGCGTAGTTGATAGCGAAGGTCGCCTTGCTGGCGTTTACACCGACGGTGATTTACGCCGAACACTGGATCAGTTTCATGACCTACGCGATGTCCTAGTTGATGACGTCATGACGCGCCCAGGAAAACGTATCGGACCAGATGTATTAGCGGCTGAAGCGGTACGCATTATGGAAGATAGTCGAATCACCGCATTGGCGGTTGTGGATGATCAGCAGCGCCCTATTGGTGCGTTGCATATGCATGATTTACTTGCCAGCGGTGTCATTTAA
- the lptB gene encoding LPS export ABC transporter ATP-binding protein — protein sequence MKTLYAHHLAKSYKRRRVVKDINLEISQGSVVGLLGPNGAGKTTSFYMIVGLVKSDAGKVGIDGLDLTHAPMHERAMAGIGYLPQEASIFRKLSVADNIMAILETRKELDRSAREQRLESLLEDFHITHIRDNLGMSLSGGERRRVEIARSLATEPAFILLDEPFAGVDPISVGDIKTIIRALKKRHIGVLITDHNVRETLDICDIAYIVGDGHIIASGPPQEILNNQRVRDVYLGADFRL from the coding sequence ATAAAAACACTTTATGCCCATCACTTAGCCAAAAGCTATAAGCGCCGCCGCGTGGTTAAGGATATTAACCTAGAGATCTCTCAAGGCAGCGTGGTAGGCCTGCTAGGCCCCAACGGCGCAGGCAAAACGACATCGTTTTATATGATTGTCGGTTTGGTGAAATCTGATGCGGGAAAAGTAGGCATTGATGGGCTTGATTTAACACATGCCCCCATGCACGAACGCGCGATGGCAGGTATTGGGTACTTACCCCAGGAAGCCTCTATTTTTCGTAAACTTTCCGTCGCCGACAACATTATGGCAATCCTGGAAACCCGCAAAGAGCTCGACCGTAGCGCCAGGGAGCAGCGCCTTGAGTCACTACTGGAAGATTTTCACATCACCCACATCCGTGACAATTTAGGCATGAGTCTTTCAGGCGGAGAGCGTAGGCGTGTTGAGATTGCCCGCTCTCTTGCGACAGAGCCTGCCTTTATCTTGCTTGATGAGCCGTTTGCCGGCGTTGACCCGATCTCAGTGGGCGATATTAAAACGATAATCCGAGCACTTAAAAAACGCCATATCGGGGTATTGATTACTGACCACAACGTACGGGAAACACTGGATATTTGCGATATTGCCTACATTGTAGGTGACGGCCATATCATCGCCAGCGGCCCTCCCCAGGAAATCCTCAATAACCAAAGGGTAAGAGACGTTTATTTGGGGGCTGATTTCCGCCTGTAA
- the mlaD gene encoding outer membrane lipid asymmetry maintenance protein MlaD, whose translation MKRSKTMEFGVGLFMLAGILGLVFLGLRVSGMTLSAPSDTFRLEASFSNIGSLKPRARVTMAGVTVGRVEAIELDTEWYDARVVLSLNSELQGQLSQDTTAAILTAGLLGEQYIGLSVGGAPEVLEEGDVIRDTQSALVLEELIQQFVSNMVTN comes from the coding sequence ATGAAGCGCAGTAAAACCATGGAGTTTGGCGTTGGCCTGTTTATGCTTGCGGGCATTCTAGGGCTTGTTTTTTTGGGCTTGCGCGTCAGTGGAATGACGCTTTCAGCGCCTTCTGATACGTTTCGTCTTGAGGCAAGCTTTTCCAATATCGGCAGCCTGAAGCCGCGTGCGCGCGTAACAATGGCTGGCGTTACTGTGGGTCGGGTAGAGGCCATTGAACTTGATACCGAGTGGTATGATGCGCGGGTGGTGTTGAGCCTCAACAGCGAACTTCAAGGCCAGCTTTCGCAAGATACTACTGCGGCTATTTTGACGGCTGGCCTGCTCGGAGAGCAGTACATTGGTCTAAGTGTTGGTGGTGCTCCAGAAGTGCTTGAAGAGGGTGATGTTATTCGAGATACCCAATCTGCTTTGGTGCTCGAAGAACTTATCCAGCAATTTGTATCCAATATGGTTACTAACTAA
- a CDS encoding KdsC family phosphatase → MSLPDALQDRIRRVKLLAIDVDGVLTDGRLYFQADGIEIKAFHTQDGHGLKLLKRVGIHVALITGRDSPMVSQRAASLGITHVYQGCEDKLTTLRALCQRLDITLEQVAYCGDDLPDLAPIKRSGVGITVPNAPDYMHTHADWITDRLGGHGAVREICDTLLMSQGHWDAVLDTYLHGQS, encoded by the coding sequence ATGTCCCTACCTGACGCTCTACAAGACCGGATTCGCCGCGTAAAATTGCTTGCCATTGATGTCGACGGCGTACTTACCGATGGCCGCCTCTACTTCCAAGCTGACGGTATCGAAATCAAAGCGTTCCATACCCAAGATGGCCATGGCCTTAAACTATTAAAGCGCGTCGGTATTCATGTTGCCTTAATTACCGGGCGTGACTCTCCCATGGTCAGCCAGCGTGCTGCGTCTTTGGGCATAACCCATGTGTATCAAGGATGTGAGGATAAACTCACCACGCTACGCGCGCTTTGCCAACGCCTCGATATTACGCTAGAGCAAGTTGCTTACTGTGGTGATGACTTACCAGACCTTGCCCCTATCAAGCGTTCTGGCGTCGGCATCACTGTACCGAATGCACCTGACTACATGCACACTCACGCTGACTGGATCACTGATCGTCTTGGCGGTCACGGTGCTGTACGTGAAATCTGTGACACCTTACTGATGTCTCAAGGCCATTGGGACGCTGTTTTAGACACGTATCTACACGGCCAATCGTAA
- the mlaE gene encoding lipid asymmetry maintenance ABC transporter permease subunit MlaE encodes MQSNIKHAISHVARLGRKGCDALESLGRAGVFLAQSAVGVPSREGWSLWLRQVHFVGVLSLAIVLVSGLFIGMVLALQGYTILVDFGAEQALGQMVALSLLRELAPVVAALLFAGRAGSALTAEIGLMKATEQLTSMEMIGVDPLRRVVAPRLWAGFVALPILTIGFSVVGIWGGYLVGVEWLGVFEGSYWSNMQASVSFVDDIGNGIIKSLVFAVVVTWIAVFQGYDLVPTSEGISRATTRTVVYSSLAVLGLDFVLTAVMFGGL; translated from the coding sequence ATGCAATCAAACATTAAACATGCTATCTCGCATGTTGCTAGGCTGGGCCGAAAAGGCTGTGATGCCTTAGAGTCATTGGGGCGTGCAGGTGTCTTTCTAGCTCAGTCAGCGGTAGGGGTGCCTTCAAGGGAAGGGTGGTCGTTGTGGCTGCGCCAAGTGCATTTCGTTGGTGTTCTGTCTCTGGCTATTGTGCTGGTGTCAGGGCTGTTCATTGGCATGGTGCTTGCGCTGCAGGGGTATACCATCCTGGTTGATTTTGGTGCAGAGCAGGCGCTAGGCCAGATGGTAGCTCTTTCACTTCTTCGAGAGCTGGCGCCGGTTGTCGCTGCGCTGTTGTTTGCTGGGCGCGCGGGCTCTGCGTTAACGGCAGAAATTGGTCTTATGAAGGCGACCGAGCAGCTGACAAGCATGGAAATGATTGGTGTTGACCCACTGCGCCGGGTTGTGGCCCCAAGGCTTTGGGCAGGCTTTGTTGCACTACCCATTCTTACTATTGGTTTCAGCGTGGTGGGGATTTGGGGTGGCTATTTGGTTGGTGTGGAATGGCTAGGGGTTTTTGAAGGCTCTTACTGGAGCAATATGCAGGCTAGCGTTTCGTTTGTTGATGATATTGGTAACGGGATCATCAAAAGCCTTGTATTTGCTGTGGTGGTCACCTGGATTGCAGTGTTCCAAGGGTATGACTTAGTGCCTACATCTGAAGGTATTTCACGTGCGACAACACGCACGGTGGTGTATTCATCGCTTGCTGTTTTGGGGCTGGATTTTGTGTTGACTGCCGTGATGTTTGGCGGTCTTTAA
- a CDS encoding ABC transporter ATP-binding protein, giving the protein MTDVPFIEIEDLYFSRGDHDIFRGINMTISRGQVTAIMGPSGTGKTTLLKLIGGQLTPDRGRVLIDGQDVHRLSRKALFTLRKRMGMLFQSGALFSDLDVFENVAFPLRVHTDLPDPMIRDLVLLKLQAVGLRGARHLSPAELSGGMARRVALARAVALDPELILYDEPFVGQDPISMGVLVQLIKRLNQALSLTSVIVSHDIKETLSIADYLYLIADGQVVASGTPRTLDTNQDPRVSQFIHGEPDGPVPFHYPAETLYCDILGQASSGKVR; this is encoded by the coding sequence ATGACAGATGTTCCCTTCATCGAAATTGAAGATTTGTACTTCTCGCGGGGTGATCATGATATTTTTCGCGGAATCAATATGACGATTTCGCGTGGCCAGGTGACGGCTATCATGGGGCCAAGCGGTACCGGCAAGACAACCCTTTTAAAACTAATCGGTGGACAATTAACACCTGATCGGGGACGAGTGCTAATCGACGGGCAAGATGTACATCGCCTGTCTCGTAAAGCGCTGTTTACACTGCGTAAACGCATGGGTATGTTGTTTCAGAGCGGTGCGTTGTTTTCAGATCTCGATGTTTTTGAAAACGTGGCGTTTCCGCTTCGGGTGCATACTGACTTGCCGGATCCTATGATACGCGATCTTGTGCTTCTTAAGTTGCAGGCAGTGGGTTTGCGAGGGGCAAGGCATTTATCGCCCGCCGAGCTTTCAGGGGGCATGGCAAGGCGTGTGGCATTGGCACGGGCGGTAGCACTTGACCCAGAGTTGATCCTCTATGATGAGCCTTTTGTTGGGCAAGACCCCATTTCAATGGGGGTGCTTGTACAGCTAATTAAACGGCTTAATCAGGCACTGTCACTTACGTCAGTGATCGTTTCACACGATATCAAGGAAACCCTTAGTATTGCGGATTATCTATACCTCATTGCCGATGGGCAAGTGGTAGCTTCTGGTACGCCACGTACTTTAGACACGAACCAAGATCCCCGGGTGAGCCAGTTCATTCATGGAGAGCCAGACGGGCCGGTGCCGTTTCACTATCCCGCTGAGACACTTTACTGCGATATTCTGGGCCAAGCCTCTTCAGGGAAGGTGCGTTAA
- the lptA gene encoding lipopolysaccharide transport periplasmic protein LptA: MNALIRTALFAIALPISAAALPVMAQSQAPVEVEADRLDLDQRAGTAVYSGNVDIRQGNMQLRGDRVEIQRNDAGELSRAVATGGRAYIRNQLEGQARPMEGWAKRIIYHVAERRVELIDQAELTQQADRFQGGRLEYFIDQGVVQARSDVSGGEPQRIRMTLQPEQ; this comes from the coding sequence ATGAACGCTCTCATTCGCACGGCACTCTTCGCCATTGCGCTACCCATCTCAGCGGCAGCGCTTCCGGTCATGGCGCAAAGCCAAGCCCCCGTAGAAGTAGAGGCTGACCGTTTAGATCTCGATCAACGAGCAGGCACCGCCGTATATTCCGGTAACGTCGATATTCGACAGGGCAATATGCAACTGCGCGGCGATCGCGTTGAAATTCAGCGTAACGATGCTGGTGAACTATCGCGCGCCGTAGCAACCGGTGGGCGAGCCTATATACGCAACCAGCTCGAAGGCCAGGCAAGGCCGATGGAAGGCTGGGCAAAGCGGATTATTTATCATGTTGCCGAGCGCCGAGTAGAGCTGATTGACCAAGCCGAACTTACCCAGCAGGCAGACCGCTTTCAAGGCGGACGGTTAGAGTACTTTATCGACCAAGGCGTTGTTCAGGCACGCTCTGATGTTAGTGGTGGTGAACCACAGCGTATCCGCATGACTCTTCAGCCGGAACAATAG
- the lptC gene encoding LPS export ABC transporter periplasmic protein LptC yields the protein MRFWVKKRVWVTAMVLILGGVLVWLDPRGPQDQAIDPEARAQEPGHVLENAEITLFGETGAIQQSLTTPRLVHTPQAAMTDVTQPRVILFDSEERQWRATAETGTLNTDTQLLTLAGSAQLLAPDEGWQLNTELLHYDGITRHAWSDAETVLQQPPQRIDASRMDVWLDDSQIRLTNNVRGVHPPATRSQ from the coding sequence ATGCGCTTTTGGGTTAAAAAACGCGTTTGGGTAACCGCCATGGTACTTATCTTAGGTGGAGTGCTTGTATGGCTAGATCCACGCGGCCCTCAAGACCAAGCAATTGACCCTGAAGCGCGCGCCCAAGAGCCTGGCCATGTATTAGAAAACGCAGAAATTACGCTGTTTGGTGAAACCGGCGCCATCCAGCAGTCGTTGACGACGCCCCGCTTAGTGCATACCCCACAAGCGGCGATGACCGACGTCACCCAGCCCAGGGTAATACTCTTTGATAGTGAAGAGCGCCAATGGCGGGCCACGGCTGAGACCGGCACCCTTAATACTGACACGCAGTTACTCACGCTGGCTGGTTCCGCTCAACTACTTGCTCCTGATGAGGGCTGGCAGCTGAATACAGAGTTATTGCACTATGATGGCATCACCCGTCATGCCTGGAGCGATGCCGAGACCGTACTTCAGCAGCCGCCCCAGCGCATTGACGCTTCACGCATGGATGTATGGCTGGATGATAGCCAGATCCGCTTAACCAACAACGTGCGCGGCGTTCATCCGCCGGCCACTCGTTCCCAGTAG